One stretch of Labrenzia sp. CE80 DNA includes these proteins:
- a CDS encoding LysR family transcriptional regulator: MDWENLHIFALLARHGTLSAAGRAAGVEHATVSRRVANLERELGLKLVDRRGRYMSLTAEGERIAAIAARIETEALSVERIAVGGRSSIAGEVVISAPPGYVQKVLGRQLASLALAHPALCVTVLGETQEISLARREADIAIRLNRPVVGDLSITKIDEIEFSFYAAEGYVERTAKENWRFVGYDHAMDNAPQQRKLIEFAAGRPFGFRASALDLQLHAVSAGVGIGFLPNFMGASAAGLVPLIGPKVHFKREVWLVVHPDIRQAPAIRATVNALAG; encoded by the coding sequence ATGGACTGGGAAAATCTCCATATATTCGCCCTTCTGGCCCGTCATGGCACCCTGTCTGCTGCGGGCAGGGCAGCTGGTGTGGAACATGCGACGGTATCCCGCAGGGTCGCAAATCTCGAGCGCGAACTGGGGCTTAAGCTTGTTGATCGTAGGGGGCGGTATATGTCGCTCACGGCAGAGGGGGAACGCATTGCAGCGATTGCTGCACGTATTGAAACCGAGGCACTATCAGTTGAGCGCATTGCTGTTGGTGGCAGGTCTTCTATTGCTGGTGAAGTGGTGATCAGCGCGCCGCCGGGATACGTCCAAAAGGTACTGGGCAGGCAATTGGCTAGTCTGGCGCTTGCCCATCCGGCTCTATGCGTGACTGTTCTTGGCGAAACGCAAGAGATCTCGCTGGCGCGCCGGGAGGCGGATATTGCCATTCGATTGAACCGCCCGGTTGTGGGTGATCTGTCGATAACAAAAATCGATGAGATAGAGTTTTCTTTTTACGCCGCTGAGGGCTACGTCGAAAGAACCGCCAAAGAGAACTGGCGGTTCGTTGGGTATGATCATGCGATGGACAACGCTCCGCAACAGCGCAAGCTGATTGAATTTGCTGCAGGCAGGCCGTTCGGATTTCGTGCGTCCGCGCTCGACCTGCAGCTCCATGCGGTGTCAGCCGGCGTTGGCATTGGTTTCCTGCCGAATTTCATGGGAGCCTCTGCGGCGGGGCTCGTGCCATTGATTGGACCAAAGGTTCACTTCAAGCGCGAGGTCTGGCTCGTCGTTCATCCCGATATCCGGCAAGCACCCGCGATCAGAGCCACAGTCAACGCGCTTGCCGGGTAG
- a CDS encoding quinone oxidoreductase, producing MSTVITLPEPGPAENFRIERQEVGAPGPGFLRLRHEAIGLNYVDIYQRSGLYPLPAYPVTLGMEAAGVIEAIGEGVEDLKVGDRIAYVGAPSGSYATIRLLAAEQAIRLPDTVSSKRAAASMLKGLTTYMLLKDVYPVGEDTVMFVQSAAGGLGSMLVRWGKHFGATVIGAVSGPYKAAVAKRLGADHVIVGRETDLSAEIHRLTDGKGVDVAYEGLAGPNFLRVLDCVRPFGMIVNIGQITGPLPDNIAKEVAAPRAVAFARPSVMFYISDIARYRKAADRVVHHLAAGIGSDPSAEYRLEDVVTAHQDLEAGKTTGSAILVP from the coding sequence GTGAGCACAGTCATCACATTGCCCGAGCCCGGGCCCGCCGAAAATTTCAGGATTGAGCGCCAGGAAGTCGGAGCGCCTGGACCAGGCTTCCTTCGTCTGCGCCACGAGGCCATCGGTCTAAACTATGTCGACATCTATCAGCGCTCAGGCCTTTATCCGCTTCCAGCCTATCCAGTGACGTTGGGTATGGAGGCCGCTGGCGTCATTGAAGCAATCGGCGAGGGTGTGGAGGACCTAAAAGTTGGCGACCGCATCGCTTATGTCGGCGCGCCCTCAGGTTCTTATGCAACAATCAGGCTCTTGGCCGCAGAACAGGCGATCCGACTTCCCGACACAGTGAGCAGCAAGCGAGCCGCTGCCTCCATGCTGAAAGGACTAACGACCTACATGCTGCTCAAGGATGTTTATCCCGTGGGTGAAGACACTGTGATGTTTGTTCAATCTGCAGCAGGGGGACTAGGGTCCATGCTGGTGCGCTGGGGCAAGCACTTTGGGGCAACAGTGATTGGCGCCGTCAGCGGCCCGTACAAAGCCGCAGTCGCAAAACGGCTCGGTGCAGATCATGTCATTGTCGGGCGAGAAACCGACCTCTCAGCCGAGATTCATCGCCTGACCGATGGGAAAGGCGTCGATGTCGCATATGAAGGACTTGCAGGTCCCAATTTCCTGCGTGTTCTGGACTGCGTCCGCCCCTTCGGCATGATTGTGAACATTGGCCAGATCACTGGGCCTTTGCCAGACAATATAGCCAAGGAAGTCGCGGCTCCTCGCGCAGTGGCCTTCGCACGCCCCAGTGTTATGTTCTATATTTCGGACATTGCCCGCTACCGAAAGGCAGCCGACCGGGTTGTCCATCATCTGGCAGCTGGAATCGGCTCAGACCCAAGCGCAGAATACAGACTCGAAGACGTCGTGACTGCGCACCAGGACCTGGAGGCCGGGAAAACAACAGGCAGCGCTATCTTGGTGCCTTGA
- a CDS encoding SDR family NAD(P)-dependent oxidoreductase produces the protein MQLNQTIAAVVTGGASGLGAATAHMLAREGVRVTIFDRDKEQGEATAEEIGGLFAEVDVTDQESVEKGFAAARHAHGVERILVNCAGIAPVAKTVSRGEPHPMDMFEKVIAVNLVGSFRCTSLAASSMAAQEPINEDGARGVIITTASVAAFDGQVGQVAYAASKAGIAGMTLPIARDLSQSGIRVMTIAPGIFETPMLLGLSQEVQDSLGKQVPFPSRLGRATEYAQLVKSICENEMLNGETIRLDGAIRMAPR, from the coding sequence ATGCAACTGAATCAAACGATCGCCGCCGTTGTCACGGGGGGCGCGTCTGGATTGGGCGCGGCGACCGCCCACATGTTGGCCCGCGAAGGCGTAAGGGTCACGATTTTCGATCGGGACAAGGAGCAGGGCGAGGCCACTGCTGAAGAAATCGGTGGTCTCTTCGCGGAAGTTGACGTTACGGATCAGGAAAGTGTCGAAAAAGGCTTTGCGGCCGCCCGCCATGCCCACGGCGTGGAGCGCATTCTTGTCAACTGTGCCGGCATCGCACCTGTCGCGAAGACCGTATCACGTGGTGAGCCACATCCAATGGACATGTTCGAGAAGGTGATCGCGGTCAACCTTGTCGGATCCTTCCGCTGTACCTCGCTGGCAGCCTCGTCCATGGCGGCGCAGGAGCCAATCAATGAGGACGGGGCACGTGGGGTGATTATCACGACCGCATCCGTGGCAGCCTTTGACGGTCAGGTCGGTCAGGTGGCCTATGCTGCATCCAAGGCGGGCATTGCCGGAATGACCTTGCCCATTGCGCGCGACCTGTCCCAATCCGGCATAAGGGTTATGACTATCGCGCCCGGCATCTTCGAAACGCCGATGCTGCTGGGCCTCTCCCAGGAGGTTCAGGACAGTCTTGGCAAACAGGTGCCGTTTCCCTCGCGCCTCGGTCGGGCTACGGAATATGCTCAGCTTGTCAAATCTATCTGTGAGAATGAGATGCTCAACGGCGAAACCATCCGCCTCGACGGCGCGATCCGCATGGCACCGCGATAA
- a CDS encoding adenylate/guanylate cyclase domain-containing protein translates to MARLGGWIRYILQGGPPESGLPTRVREEIHQREIASERLIGWVQLVIVLFFSALYAIAPKAEGSSGFNFVPVALGGYFLFTVARLALSYRVELPKWLLLLSIAVDMALLVGLIFSFHIQYGQHPTFYLKAPTLMYVFIFIALRALRFDPRFVLTTGVVAVAGWLGLVAYAVLADMDHMRVTRNYVDYLTGNTILIGAELDKTMVILMVTVVLSAALYRGRVMLFEATRDQAAATDLRRFFAPEVAASITTSEAALIAGQGSVRNAAILYLDIRSFTATASTLPPEKVMAVLAAYQGLALEIIKDEGGRVDKFLGDGILATFGALMPSSTYAADAVRTARRLATEISAEQSRFTEAGWPDSLRVGTAVAAGSIMVGTVGSTDRLEFTVIGDPVNRAAKLEDANKHQQSAALTDSKTYALAREQGYVGPEVEQRPAVLISGLGNPIDLAVLA, encoded by the coding sequence ATGGCGCGTTTGGGTGGTTGGATCCGCTATATACTTCAGGGAGGACCGCCGGAAAGCGGACTGCCTACCCGGGTGCGGGAGGAAATCCATCAGCGCGAAATCGCTTCGGAGCGTCTGATCGGTTGGGTACAGCTGGTGATAGTGCTGTTTTTCTCGGCGCTCTATGCAATCGCACCCAAGGCGGAAGGCAGCAGTGGCTTCAATTTCGTGCCTGTTGCGCTGGGCGGTTACTTCCTTTTCACAGTCGCCCGTCTCGCGTTGTCCTACCGGGTTGAGCTGCCCAAGTGGCTGCTGCTCCTGTCGATCGCAGTTGATATGGCGCTGCTCGTCGGTCTGATCTTTTCCTTCCATATTCAATATGGCCAGCACCCGACCTTCTATCTGAAGGCCCCGACGCTGATGTATGTCTTCATTTTCATCGCGCTGCGTGCCTTGCGGTTTGATCCGCGGTTTGTCCTTACAACCGGCGTTGTCGCGGTTGCAGGTTGGCTCGGACTCGTCGCCTATGCGGTGCTGGCCGACATGGATCACATGCGCGTGACCCGCAATTATGTTGACTACCTGACGGGCAACACGATCCTGATCGGCGCCGAACTCGATAAGACGATGGTCATCTTGATGGTCACGGTCGTCTTGAGTGCAGCCCTTTACCGCGGCCGGGTGATGCTTTTCGAAGCGACGCGTGACCAGGCTGCCGCGACCGACCTGCGCCGCTTCTTCGCGCCTGAGGTCGCAGCCTCCATCACGACGTCCGAAGCCGCATTGATTGCCGGGCAGGGGAGCGTTCGAAATGCTGCGATCCTTTATCTCGACATTCGCTCTTTCACAGCGACCGCCAGTACACTGCCGCCTGAAAAGGTCATGGCGGTGCTAGCAGCCTACCAGGGGCTCGCGCTCGAGATTATCAAGGATGAGGGCGGCCGGGTCGACAAGTTCCTGGGCGACGGCATTCTTGCGACCTTCGGCGCTTTGATGCCGTCTTCGACCTATGCAGCCGATGCGGTGCGCACCGCACGGCGCCTGGCCACAGAGATCTCCGCGGAGCAATCGCGCTTCACAGAAGCGGGTTGGCCGGATTCTCTGCGCGTCGGCACAGCTGTCGCAGCCGGATCGATTATGGTTGGAACCGTTGGTAGTACCGACAGACTGGAGTTCACCGTCATCGGGGATCCAGTGAACCGTGCTGCGAAGCTGGAAGACGCCAACAAGCATCAGCAAAGTGCTGCCCTGACCGATAGCAAGACCTATGCCCTCGCGCGAGAGCAGGGGTATGTCGGACCGGAGGTCGAGCAGCGACCGGCTGTCTTGATTTCGGGCCTCGGCAATCCGATAGATCTCGCGGTGCTCGCATGA
- a CDS encoding MBL fold metallo-hydrolase, with product MATEFSLRCWGARGSTPTPGASTLRYGGETICLEIRAGDALLLVDCGSGARNLGMDLCREMPREFDLLFTHTHLDHICGLPFFKPAYDERFKVRAWAGHFQDETSLADIVSRIMSPPIFPVAAKTLKAVEFKSFTAGDTLERDGELVIRTVKLNHPGGACGYRFEYRGKSIAVITDHEHGNSEIDASVRSFVEGVDYMIYDAMFTDEEYPTYEGWGHSTWQKALELAGQANVKVPVLIHHDPRRSDDELDEIARAAEAIHPGTLIAKEGMLIVP from the coding sequence TTGGCGACAGAATTTTCGCTTCGCTGCTGGGGCGCCAGGGGGTCAACACCGACACCGGGCGCAAGCACCTTGCGCTATGGCGGGGAGACAATCTGCCTGGAAATTCGCGCCGGAGATGCGCTGCTTCTGGTGGATTGTGGTTCTGGCGCACGAAACCTCGGCATGGATCTCTGCCGTGAGATGCCGCGTGAGTTCGACCTGCTTTTCACCCACACGCATCTCGATCACATCTGTGGCTTGCCGTTTTTCAAGCCCGCTTACGATGAGCGCTTCAAGGTTCGCGCATGGGCTGGGCATTTTCAGGACGAGACCAGTCTGGCTGACATCGTCAGCCGCATCATGTCGCCGCCGATTTTCCCGGTTGCCGCGAAGACGCTGAAAGCTGTCGAATTCAAGTCCTTTACCGCAGGCGATACCCTGGAGCGGGATGGCGAGCTCGTGATCCGCACAGTGAAGCTGAACCACCCGGGCGGCGCTTGCGGATATCGTTTTGAATATCGGGGTAAGTCCATCGCGGTCATCACCGATCACGAGCACGGCAACTCAGAAATTGATGCCAGCGTCAGGAGCTTTGTCGAAGGCGTCGATTACATGATCTACGACGCGATGTTCACGGACGAGGAATATCCGACCTACGAGGGATGGGGCCATTCAACATGGCAGAAAGCGCTGGAACTTGCCGGACAAGCGAATGTGAAAGTTCCCGTGTTGATTCATCACGATCCGCGCCGCAGTGATGATGAGCTCGATGAGATCGCGCGAGCTGCCGAAGCGATCCATCCCGGCACGCTCATTGCCAAGGAAGGCATGCTGATCGTTCCCTGA
- a CDS encoding Crp/Fnr family transcriptional regulator: MSLETEVEALRKVPLFRGIDETKLRLLAFISDRMEYKAGERMCTQGEEGDSAFILLKGAANVIVNTPDGEKVVAQAKENSIVGEIAILCDVPRTATLIAASDMDVLTVSKDDFLKLLKEFPEMSLEVMRTLALRLERTTRDLAAARSDAAA; the protein is encoded by the coding sequence GTGTCTTTGGAAACTGAAGTCGAGGCCCTGAGAAAGGTGCCCCTGTTCCGCGGAATCGACGAAACCAAGCTCCGACTGCTTGCCTTCATCTCCGACCGTATGGAGTACAAGGCTGGTGAGCGGATGTGTACACAAGGGGAGGAAGGCGACAGCGCATTCATCCTCTTGAAGGGCGCTGCCAATGTGATCGTCAACACGCCTGACGGTGAGAAGGTCGTGGCACAGGCGAAAGAAAACTCGATCGTGGGGGAAATCGCTATTTTGTGCGATGTTCCAAGGACAGCAACCTTGATCGCTGCATCCGATATGGATGTCCTTACGGTATCGAAGGACGATTTCCTGAAATTGCTCAAGGAGTTTCCTGAGATGTCGCTGGAGGTCATGAGAACCTTGGCACTGCGACTTGAGCGCACGACACGTGATCTTGCTGCCGCCCGCTCGGACGCCGCGGCTTAA
- a CDS encoding ATP-binding cassette domain-containing protein has translation MEKSLFSFIWKFSAKQQIFILLVTVLSYPVSYVLLELPKLIVNDAVQGDDFPRDVLGFEFDQISYLLLLCVGFLGLVVLSNGLKLYINVYKGRLGERMLRRLRFELFQRVLRFRLPHFRKVSSGEIIPMITSEVEDVGGFIGEAFALPAYQGGMLVVQLGFIFMQDPLLGLAAISSYPVQGYVIPKLQRKVILLSRRRVKNVRLIADKVGESISGVPEIHANDAAAWHSADLSDRLYENFKIRYEIFNRKYFIKFLNNFMNQLTPFFFYLIGGYLVIEGNLSIGALLAVIAAYKDLAGPWKELLAYYQLVADVDVKYQTVVENFDPADIYPVERLTADESVELTGDLEMSGVSFSGGAAGQEVTDINLKVPEGAAFAIVGPDGSGRSEVLQLAAGLVSPASGTVKIGTRDLDKLTASTLGREIAYVGGAVHIWTGTIRDNLYYGLRHRPLEQLEREGTALRDYKRRLAEAAETKNPTYDLAAVWDDFSAAGVENMQGLDARALDLLKAVSLESDIYRLGLQSRFDPAMNDVFAGRILAVRRKLAARIAGDPEIAGLVELWDISKFNASASLAENLFFAVPSDPEISMENVPELPEVRAFLKETGLDGKLREIGLKIAETMVELFANVSGDSGLLGNYSFITQDDLPEFDRITRVARSEQQRPGLTQADQDRLIALAFKLVPARHRLGVMDDAMKEAVVAARATFHKKVVATGDSFVAIDPELYLPPLTIEDNLLFGRPRVDRRDARQRIDAVIRTIVEETGLREPIVFAGFDYHVGVSGSRLSAGQRRRLALVRALLKNAKLTILDDIATGVGEEDQALRVTLQEILKGRTFLFGAPNAAAASEFQRKLVLEQGRMSQDGDEHA, from the coding sequence ATGGAAAAAAGCCTTTTTAGCTTCATTTGGAAGTTTAGCGCCAAGCAACAGATTTTCATCCTTCTCGTCACCGTGCTTTCCTATCCGGTAAGCTATGTGCTCCTGGAACTGCCCAAGCTGATTGTCAATGACGCAGTGCAAGGCGATGATTTTCCACGAGATGTGTTGGGCTTTGAGTTCGACCAGATTTCCTACCTGTTGCTGCTGTGTGTCGGTTTTCTCGGACTCGTCGTCCTGTCCAACGGTCTGAAGCTCTACATCAACGTCTATAAGGGGCGTCTGGGTGAGCGCATGCTGCGGCGGCTGCGTTTCGAACTTTTTCAGCGGGTCCTTCGGTTTCGCTTGCCGCATTTCCGGAAGGTGAGTTCCGGCGAGATAATCCCGATGATTACGTCCGAGGTTGAGGACGTCGGCGGTTTCATTGGTGAGGCTTTCGCTCTGCCGGCCTATCAGGGCGGCATGCTGGTGGTGCAGCTCGGCTTTATCTTCATGCAGGATCCGCTTCTGGGCCTCGCTGCCATCTCCTCTTACCCAGTTCAGGGCTATGTGATCCCCAAGTTGCAGCGCAAGGTGATCTTGCTGTCGCGCCGGCGGGTGAAGAACGTTCGCCTGATCGCAGACAAGGTTGGCGAGAGTATTTCCGGAGTGCCGGAGATCCACGCAAACGATGCTGCTGCCTGGCATTCGGCGGATCTTTCGGACCGACTCTACGAGAACTTCAAGATCCGCTACGAGATCTTCAATCGCAAATATTTCATCAAGTTTCTCAATAACTTCATGAATCAGCTAACGCCGTTCTTCTTCTACCTGATCGGCGGCTACCTCGTCATTGAAGGCAATTTGAGCATTGGTGCGCTGCTGGCTGTTATCGCCGCCTACAAGGACCTGGCAGGCCCCTGGAAGGAACTTTTGGCTTACTACCAACTCGTCGCCGACGTGGACGTGAAATATCAGACCGTCGTCGAAAACTTTGACCCGGCGGATATTTACCCGGTCGAGCGTCTGACCGCCGATGAGAGCGTCGAGCTGACGGGTGACCTGGAAATGTCGGGTGTAAGCTTCTCTGGCGGCGCCGCTGGTCAGGAGGTAACGGATATCAATTTAAAGGTTCCCGAGGGTGCCGCCTTTGCAATTGTCGGACCTGATGGCTCAGGCCGCTCCGAGGTGTTGCAGCTGGCAGCTGGACTTGTCAGCCCGGCCTCCGGAACCGTGAAGATTGGAACACGGGATCTGGACAAACTCACCGCCTCCACTTTGGGTCGCGAGATCGCCTACGTCGGCGGCGCTGTGCACATCTGGACGGGGACGATCCGGGACAACCTGTACTATGGTCTCCGCCACAGACCACTTGAGCAGCTTGAGCGGGAAGGAACCGCGCTTAGGGACTACAAACGACGGCTAGCCGAAGCTGCAGAGACCAAGAACCCGACCTATGACCTAGCCGCTGTCTGGGATGATTTCTCCGCCGCAGGTGTCGAGAATATGCAGGGGTTGGATGCACGCGCCCTCGACCTTCTGAAGGCGGTCTCTCTGGAATCCGACATCTATCGTCTCGGTCTGCAGTCTCGCTTTGATCCTGCGATGAACGACGTTTTTGCTGGTCGTATTCTTGCGGTGCGCAGGAAACTTGCTGCGCGTATTGCCGGGGATCCCGAAATTGCGGGCCTCGTCGAGCTTTGGGATATCTCAAAATTCAACGCCAGTGCGAGCCTTGCTGAGAACCTCTTCTTTGCCGTGCCTTCCGATCCCGAGATCAGCATGGAAAATGTGCCCGAGCTGCCCGAGGTCCGCGCGTTTCTGAAGGAAACCGGGCTTGACGGAAAGCTCCGCGAAATCGGCTTGAAGATTGCGGAAACCATGGTCGAGCTGTTTGCCAATGTCAGCGGCGACAGCGGCTTGCTGGGGAACTACTCGTTCATCACGCAGGACGATCTGCCCGAATTTGATCGGATCACACGTGTCGCGCGCTCCGAGCAGCAAAGGCCGGGACTGACCCAGGCCGATCAGGACCGCTTGATTGCGCTGGCGTTCAAATTGGTTCCCGCGCGACATCGTCTTGGCGTCATGGACGATGCCATGAAGGAGGCCGTGGTCGCGGCCCGCGCCACATTCCACAAGAAGGTGGTGGCGACTGGCGACAGTTTTGTTGCCATCGATCCGGAGCTTTATCTCCCGCCGCTGACTATCGAGGACAATCTTCTCTTCGGTCGCCCGCGTGTCGACCGGCGGGACGCCCGTCAGCGCATTGATGCGGTGATCCGCACCATCGTCGAAGAGACCGGTCTGCGCGAGCCCATCGTCTTTGCCGGCTTTGATTATCACGTCGGGGTCTCAGGCTCGCGCCTGTCTGCGGGACAACGCAGGCGACTGGCCCTTGTCCGCGCGCTTTTGAAAAATGCCAAGCTCACTATTCTGGACGATATTGCCACAGGTGTTGGTGAAGAAGACCAGGCGTTGCGCGTAACCCTGCAAGAAATTCTCAAGGGAAGAACCTTTTTGTTTGGTGCGCCTAACGCAGCGGCGGCCAGCGAATTTCAAAGGAAATTGGTTTTGGAACAAGGGCGTATGTCCCAAGATGGCGATGAGCATGCTTGA